Proteins encoded by one window of Nitrincola iocasae:
- the urtE gene encoding urea ABC transporter ATP-binding subunit UrtE: MISIQGLNQFYGESHTLWDIDMQIPEGQCTVLMGRNGVGKTTLLQCIMGHQKVASGSIQLNPVNKDLVKTSVEQRPRLGVGYVPQGRQIFPLLTVEENLQIGLPVLPRGQRKIPDYIFELFPVLADMMHRRGGDLSGGQQQQLAIGRALVVDPKLLILDEPTEGIQPNVVQEIGDIIRKLNREMGLTVLLVEQKLPFARKVGDRFCILDRGRKVAEGAMDGLDDTLIKQYLTV, from the coding sequence ATGATCAGTATACAGGGACTCAATCAGTTCTATGGCGAGAGTCACACCCTCTGGGATATTGATATGCAGATACCAGAGGGGCAATGCACGGTATTAATGGGCCGTAATGGTGTAGGCAAAACCACCTTGCTGCAATGCATTATGGGGCACCAGAAAGTGGCCTCCGGCAGTATTCAGTTGAATCCGGTTAACAAGGATCTGGTGAAAACCTCGGTGGAACAGCGCCCTCGCCTCGGCGTGGGTTATGTGCCGCAAGGACGGCAGATTTTTCCACTGTTAACAGTGGAAGAAAACCTGCAGATCGGTCTGCCGGTACTGCCCCGCGGACAGCGTAAGATTCCCGACTATATCTTCGAGCTCTTCCCGGTACTGGCCGATATGATGCACCGTCGCGGTGGCGACCTGTCCGGCGGACAGCAGCAACAGCTGGCAATCGGACGCGCGTTGGTGGTTGATCCGAAGTTGCTTATTCTGGATGAACCCACCGAAGGGATTCAGCCCAATGTGGTGCAGGAAATTGGCGACATTATTCGCAAGCTTAACCGGGAAATGGGCCTGACAGTGTTACTGGTTGAACAAAAGCTGCCTTTTGCACGTAAGGTGGGTGATCGCTTTTGTATCCTGGATCGTGGACGTAAGGTGGCTGAAGGTGCTATGGATGGCCTGGATGATACGCTGATCAAGCAGTATCTGACGGTATAA
- a CDS encoding MFS transporter — translation MTKEPRLINGKSIINFLLIGLCSSLIFFLTASWGFNIYLNDTNRYYEAANSLEPLLITHTTTYGFLIGAFGIFILASILLNSTLWKVFECNKMALYVKTEKILVACFIAAFFLMAPITIGGHFLTKYQITQKGYYYCGSLRLKDRFRGAFVLEEVDCYDDHLQRIMLQYGKNNQLILEEAHRYLREKQKTQAEQG, via the coding sequence ATGACAAAAGAGCCTCGATTAATCAATGGTAAGTCAATTATTAACTTTCTCTTAATAGGACTATGCTCATCCCTAATTTTTTTTCTAACGGCTTCGTGGGGCTTTAACATCTATCTCAATGACACCAATAGGTATTATGAAGCAGCAAACTCTCTTGAACCTTTATTAATCACACACACAACCACTTATGGTTTTTTAATTGGTGCATTTGGTATTTTTATATTAGCCTCAATACTACTTAACTCTACACTATGGAAAGTTTTTGAATGTAATAAAATGGCTCTCTATGTTAAAACTGAAAAAATATTAGTAGCTTGCTTTATAGCCGCTTTTTTTTTAATGGCCCCAATAACAATTGGGGGTCATTTTCTCACCAAATATCAAATAACACAAAAAGGCTATTACTACTGCGGCAGCCTAAGACTCAAAGATCGTTTCCGTGGTGCCTTCGTGCTAGAAGAGGTAGATTGCTATGACGACCATCTACAACGAATCATGTTGCAATACGGCAAAAATAATCAGCTAATCCTTGAAGAGGCCCATCGGTATTTGCGGGAAAAGCAAAAAACACAAGCAGAGCAGGGTTAG
- a CDS encoding type I restriction endonuclease subunit R yields MALKESEIEQKLISKLEELKYTYRPDIRDKVTLEQNFREKFEALNYVRLTDAEFARLRDEIINADVFQAAKSLREYGHFQREDGTPLDYMLVNLKDWCKNDFEVINQLRINTDNSHHRYDVILLINGLPVVQIELKTLGINSRRAMEQIVQYKNDPGNGYANTLLCFMQLFIVSNRSNTYYFANNHSQHFAFNADERFLPIYQLASEDNNKITHLDVFADKFLAKCTLGQMISRYMVLVASEQKLMVMRPYQIYAVRAIVDCIHQNRGNGYIWHTTGSGKTLTSFKASTLLKDNPDIEKCLFVVDRKDLDRQTREEFNKFQQGCVEENTNTETLVRRLLSEDYADKVIVTTIQKLGLALDENSKRNQQHKENGKLTYKERLEPLRNKRIVFIFDECHRSQFGENHKAIKAFFPKAQLFGFTGTPIFDDNATYKQFDGTVGSYRTTKDIFEKQLHAYTITHAIDDHNVLRFHIDYFKPEAAQKNEDNNKVDDKATHKQAKLKIDETITQQGVVEAILNKHNAATNQRRFNAILATASINHAIAYYELFKQVQAERQTENPDFTPLNIACVFSPPAEGNKDVKQLQEDLPQEKADNQQEPEKKKAALKTIIADYNAHYGSNHNINEFDLYYQDVQQRIKDQQYPNSDYPHKNKIDITIVVDMLLTGFDSKYLNTLYVDKNLKHHGLIQAFSRTNRVLNDTKPYGNILDFRGQEEAVDAAIALFSGEDTNRSREIWLVDPAPKVIENYEKAVAAMAEFMTQSGLISEPQGVYNLKGDTARIEFINRFKEVQRLKTQLDQYTDLDEAQRDKINTLLPEDELLSLRSSYLETAQRLKAQQGKTGEEASDAQEAIEQLDFEFVLFSSALIDYDYIMGLITRYSQNKPGKQTMSREQLVNMLASNSNLIEERDEIIAYINSLKAGEGLKEQEIRNGYQSFKAQKADGELGDMASRHGLQATRLKAFVDAILDRMIFDGEQLSDLFAPLDLGWKARSKAELALMEELVPFLKKQAQGREISGLVAYE; encoded by the coding sequence ATGGCCTTAAAAGAAAGCGAGATCGAGCAAAAATTAATCAGCAAACTCGAAGAGCTTAAGTACACCTACCGCCCCGACATCCGTGACAAGGTAACGCTGGAACAAAATTTCCGCGAAAAATTCGAGGCGTTGAATTATGTCCGTTTGACCGATGCTGAGTTTGCCCGACTGCGCGATGAGATCATAAACGCTGATGTTTTCCAGGCCGCCAAATCCTTGCGCGAATACGGTCACTTCCAGCGCGAAGATGGCACACCGTTAGATTACATGCTGGTCAACCTCAAGGACTGGTGTAAAAATGACTTCGAAGTCATTAACCAACTACGCATCAACACCGACAACAGTCATCACCGCTATGATGTAATTCTGCTGATCAACGGCCTGCCGGTGGTGCAAATCGAACTGAAAACCCTCGGTATCAACTCACGCCGCGCCATGGAACAGATTGTTCAGTACAAAAACGATCCCGGCAATGGCTACGCCAATACCCTGCTGTGCTTTATGCAGTTGTTTATTGTCAGCAACCGCAGTAACACCTACTATTTTGCCAACAACCATAGCCAGCACTTTGCCTTTAATGCTGATGAGCGATTTTTGCCCATTTACCAACTCGCCAGTGAAGACAACAACAAAATCACCCATCTGGATGTTTTTGCAGACAAGTTCTTGGCCAAATGTACCCTGGGCCAGATGATCAGTCGCTATATGGTGCTAGTTGCCAGCGAACAAAAGCTGATGGTCATGCGCCCTTATCAAATCTATGCGGTCAGGGCGATTGTCGATTGCATCCACCAGAACCGAGGAAACGGCTATATCTGGCATACCACCGGCAGTGGCAAGACACTGACGTCTTTCAAGGCCTCAACCCTACTCAAAGACAACCCAGACATTGAAAAGTGTCTGTTCGTGGTAGACCGCAAAGATCTCGACCGCCAAACCCGAGAGGAATTCAACAAGTTCCAGCAAGGCTGTGTGGAGGAAAACACGAATACCGAGACGTTGGTGCGCCGCCTGCTCTCCGAGGACTACGCCGACAAGGTGATCGTCACCACCATCCAGAAGCTGGGCCTGGCGCTGGATGAAAACAGCAAGCGCAACCAGCAGCACAAAGAAAACGGCAAGCTCACCTACAAAGAGCGACTTGAACCGCTACGTAATAAACGTATCGTCTTTATTTTTGATGAGTGCCACCGCTCGCAGTTTGGTGAAAACCATAAGGCCATCAAAGCGTTTTTCCCGAAAGCACAACTCTTTGGCTTTACCGGCACGCCCATTTTTGACGACAACGCCACGTACAAACAATTCGATGGCACGGTCGGTTCTTACCGAACCACTAAAGACATCTTTGAAAAACAACTGCACGCCTACACCATCACTCATGCCATTGATGACCACAACGTGCTGCGCTTTCATATCGATTACTTTAAACCTGAAGCTGCACAGAAAAATGAAGATAATAACAAGGTTGACGACAAGGCTACTCACAAGCAAGCCAAGCTAAAAATCGATGAGACCATCACTCAGCAAGGCGTGGTCGAGGCAATACTGAACAAGCACAATGCTGCTACAAATCAACGGCGCTTTAACGCCATTTTAGCGACAGCTTCTATCAACCATGCGATTGCCTACTATGAACTGTTCAAACAGGTGCAAGCTGAGCGACAAACCGAAAACCCAGACTTTACTCCGCTAAATATCGCCTGTGTGTTTTCACCACCCGCTGAAGGCAACAAAGACGTTAAGCAGTTGCAAGAAGACCTGCCGCAAGAAAAGGCCGACAATCAGCAAGAGCCGGAAAAAAAGAAAGCCGCGCTCAAAACTATTATTGCCGATTACAACGCGCACTATGGTAGTAACCACAACATTAATGAGTTCGATCTTTACTATCAGGATGTGCAACAACGTATCAAAGATCAGCAATACCCCAACAGCGATTATCCGCATAAAAACAAGATCGATATCACCATTGTAGTGGACATGTTGCTCACAGGTTTTGACTCCAAATATCTCAACACCCTGTACGTGGATAAAAATCTCAAACACCACGGCCTTATTCAAGCATTTTCACGCACTAACCGCGTACTTAACGACACCAAGCCCTACGGCAACATTCTTGATTTTCGTGGGCAGGAAGAAGCCGTAGATGCTGCCATCGCCCTCTTCTCTGGTGAGGACACCAACCGTTCGCGCGAAATCTGGCTGGTCGATCCGGCTCCCAAGGTCATAGAGAATTACGAAAAAGCGGTGGCTGCCATGGCAGAGTTTATGACCCAAAGTGGCTTGATTTCTGAACCTCAAGGCGTCTACAACCTAAAGGGTGATACAGCACGCATCGAATTTATCAATCGTTTTAAGGAAGTACAGCGTCTTAAAACACAGCTAGATCAATACACTGATCTTGACGAAGCACAAAGGGATAAAATCAATACCCTGTTGCCTGAGGATGAGCTGCTTTCGTTGAGAAGTTCCTATCTGGAAACGGCCCAACGCCTCAAAGCCCAACAAGGTAAAACTGGCGAAGAAGCCAGTGACGCCCAAGAAGCCATCGAACAGCTTGATTTTGAATTTGTGCTCTTCTCCTCGGCGCTGATCGACTACGACTACATCATGGGACTGATCACTCGCTACAGCCAAAACAAACCTGGCAAGCAAACCATGAGTCGTGAGCAGTTGGTCAACATGCTTGCTTCCAACAGTAATCTCATAGAGGAACGCGACGAGATTATTGCATACATCAATAGTTTGAAAGCGGGTGAAGGCTTAAAAGAGCAAGAAATCCGCAACGGCTATCAATCCTTTAAAGCACAAAAGGCCGACGGTGAATTGGGCGATATGGCTAGCAGGCATGGCTTGCAAGCCACCCGTTTGAAAGCCTTTGTCGATGCCATTCTTGATCGTATGATCTTCGATGGCGAACAACTTAGTGATCTGTTTGCCCCCCTGGACCTGGGTTGGAAAGCACGCAGCAAAGCCGAGCTGGCATTAATGGAAGAACTGGTACCCTTTTTGAAAAAGCAGGCACAAGGGCGCGAGATTTCCGGATTGGTTGCTTATGAATAA
- the dinD gene encoding DNA damage-inducible protein D, which produces MKNELVHTLTESFESHAQETENGVEYWLARDVQHLLGYTKWDNFLNVISKAKTACEVSEHKIADHFADVRKMVELGSGSQREISDIMLTRLACYLIAQNGDPVKQEIAFAQTYFAMQTRKAELIEQRLLEAERVSARKKLSATEKELSGIIFDQTGDNQNFALIRSKGDTALFGKSTQAMKVQWQVPDKRPLADFAPTILLKAKDFATEITIHNAREQAMQSEPQISHEHVTNNDAVRQTLLSRGIRPESLPSAEDVKKVERRLAATEKKAIKNPDGLEE; this is translated from the coding sequence ATGAAAAATGAACTGGTTCATACCCTGACAGAGAGCTTCGAAAGCCACGCACAAGAGACGGAAAATGGCGTGGAGTACTGGCTCGCGCGTGATGTGCAGCACCTGCTGGGCTATACGAAGTGGGATAACTTTCTCAACGTAATTTCTAAAGCAAAGACGGCTTGTGAAGTATCGGAGCACAAAATTGCCGACCATTTTGCCGATGTCAGGAAAATGGTCGAACTTGGCTCTGGTAGCCAGCGAGAAATCAGCGATATCATGCTAACTCGGCTAGCCTGCTATCTGATAGCCCAAAACGGTGATCCAGTTAAGCAGGAGATTGCTTTCGCCCAAACTTACTTTGCCATGCAGACTCGCAAGGCGGAGCTAATTGAACAGCGTTTACTGGAAGCAGAACGGGTTTCAGCACGCAAAAAACTGTCCGCTACCGAGAAAGAACTTTCAGGAATTATTTTTGATCAAACTGGCGACAATCAGAATTTTGCTCTGATCCGCAGTAAAGGCGATACAGCGCTATTTGGCAAAAGCACCCAGGCGATGAAAGTACAGTGGCAAGTGCCAGATAAGCGGCCATTGGCAGACTTTGCCCCCACCATCCTTCTCAAAGCCAAAGATTTTGCCACCGAGATCACCATTCACAATGCCCGTGAACAGGCGATGCAAAGCGAACCGCAGATTTCACATGAGCACGTCACTAACAATGACGCAGTGCGCCAGACCCTGCTGAGTCGTGGCATTCGCCCAGAAAGCCTGCCATCCGCTGAAGATGTTAAAAAGGTAGAACGACGTTTGGCCGCCACAGAGAAAAAAGCGATTAAAAACCCTGATGGACTGGAAGAGTAA
- a CDS encoding restriction endonuclease subunit S, with protein sequence MSEKQALVPRLRFPEFQDSGEWVEKPIGDIGEVVTGNTPSTTNREYYGGDIMFASPADISEHRFVSKTSKTLSSHGLANARKIPALSILFVCIGSTIGKVAQNANYCATNQQINSIVPFNGYVKNFIYYALYFYSTKIAALAGKQAVPIINKSLFSSSSILVPSKKEEQQKIADCLSSLDELLAAQSDKIDVLKTHKKGLMQQLFPREGETIPRLRFPEFRDTEEWEEKLLGNMLSIGNGRDHKHLPDGDIPVYGTGGYMRSVNDYLYEGESVCIGRKGTIDKPVFLVGKFWTVDTLFYTYAFKKCLPRFVYSIFQNIDWKKHNEAGGVPSLSKANIEKIKVAVPGIKEQQKIADCLSSLDALITAQTEKIDALKTHKKGLMQQLFPSMDEVEA encoded by the coding sequence ATGAGTGAAAAGCAAGCATTAGTGCCTCGACTGCGCTTTCCTGAGTTTCAGGACTCGGGGGAGTGGGTGGAGAAGCCAATTGGGGATATTGGTGAAGTTGTTACTGGAAATACACCCAGTACGACTAACAGGGAATATTATGGTGGAGATATTATGTTTGCCTCTCCGGCAGATATATCGGAGCACCGTTTTGTTTCTAAAACATCAAAAACACTTTCGAGTCATGGGTTGGCCAATGCACGCAAAATTCCTGCACTCAGCATACTTTTTGTTTGTATTGGATCGACCATCGGAAAAGTAGCGCAAAACGCCAATTATTGCGCTACAAATCAACAAATTAACTCAATTGTTCCATTTAATGGCTATGTTAAAAACTTTATTTACTACGCGTTATATTTTTACTCTACCAAGATAGCAGCGCTCGCTGGAAAGCAAGCAGTACCTATTATCAATAAGTCTTTGTTTTCTTCTTCATCAATTCTTGTTCCGTCCAAGAAGGAAGAGCAACAAAAAATCGCCGACTGCCTATCATCCCTCGATGAGCTGCTCGCTGCGCAGTCAGACAAAATCGACGTCCTCAAAACCCATAAAAAGGGGCTGATGCAACAACTCTTCCCTCGCGAAGGCGAAACCATCCCACGCCTACGTTTTCCCGAGTTTCGGGATACGGAGGAGTGGGAGGAGAAGCTTCTTGGAAATATGTTATCTATAGGCAACGGGCGAGATCATAAACACCTTCCTGATGGTGATATTCCAGTCTATGGAACTGGTGGTTATATGCGCTCGGTCAATGACTATCTTTATGAAGGTGAAAGCGTATGTATCGGTCGTAAAGGAACAATCGACAAGCCAGTATTTCTTGTAGGTAAATTCTGGACTGTTGATACACTATTCTATACGTATGCATTTAAAAAATGCCTTCCGCGATTTGTATATTCTATATTCCAAAATATTGATTGGAAAAAACACAACGAAGCGGGCGGTGTTCCAAGTCTGTCTAAAGCAAATATCGAAAAAATAAAAGTTGCGGTACCTGGAATAAAAGAACAACAAAAAATCGCCGATTGCCTATCATCTCTAGATGCTCTGATTACCGCACAGACGGAAAAAATCGATGCTCTCAAAACCCACAAAAAAGGGCTGATGCAGCAGCTCTTTCCCTCTATGGATGAGGTTGAAGCGTGA
- a CDS encoding AAA family ATPase: MITKINRLNNFANYRQFQWGANTNFTKRNLIYGWNYSGKTTLSRLFQVLEDPGELSQWQGCQFDVELQDGRRLTQSNLANTPRVKVFNRDFIQSNFQQEHKAPAVFIVGGNTIHLRNRITRLNESEAKTTTIKKKRNDTYQQLIRELDSLGTTHARAVATLTGDKTYNRTKLNVEINRIKATPHTFILTEDCLQAKVSLLRSTQDWKSINQVASLAINLEALRQELSVVLEKTATNEAIAKLKENRELESWIRAGLTHHTDSAECEFCGSAITDERLSTLQRHFSKAYEDLTSEVASQLARIENTEFIITLPDERDFMPDLKAPFALLKSRITDWITWANTVIAEFTTLAKHKQLSLESQISCAVDTGRASEITQIILDINSLVKTHNQKCMQIEKEKVAAKDAIEKHQAASFYQNNNISDREVEIQKVNDKVTKAQNLLMRIAGKKAAIEVQIQQQSIAAQKIDETVQFLLPDNNISVAEVQGGSFEFRRGSSLANNLSEGEKTAITFAYFLTTLENNGSSLSQTIVFIDDPISSLDSNHIYAIYALITKRLDPCLQIFVATHNNELYTLLKDHWFEARQQFSNRDNACTYYTRRFLDSANHKWNSTLEDTPDLLRKYKSEYQFIFEQLHKFSSSQAPSLHEAYTAPNLLRKFLEAYLGFKKPCISQWSRKLDLLFDSDINRTEIQKFSDDASHLQGLNRALQQPDFISNAQNTVKKVLKALKDKDPQHYTSMCTVIGVTP; this comes from the coding sequence GTGATCACTAAAATCAACCGACTGAACAACTTTGCCAATTATCGACAATTTCAATGGGGAGCCAACACCAACTTTACCAAACGAAACCTCATTTACGGTTGGAACTATTCGGGAAAGACAACACTTTCAAGGCTATTTCAAGTTCTGGAAGATCCAGGCGAGCTATCTCAATGGCAGGGGTGCCAATTCGATGTTGAGCTTCAAGACGGTAGAAGATTGACGCAAAGCAATCTTGCCAACACCCCGCGCGTTAAAGTCTTCAACCGCGATTTCATCCAAAGTAATTTCCAGCAAGAGCACAAAGCGCCGGCTGTATTCATCGTGGGCGGAAACACCATCCACTTGCGCAATCGCATTACTCGCCTGAACGAAAGTGAGGCAAAAACAACCACTATCAAAAAAAAGCGAAACGATACTTACCAGCAGCTCATAAGGGAGCTTGATTCGCTTGGAACAACGCATGCCCGTGCTGTTGCCACACTGACCGGCGACAAAACATATAACCGCACCAAACTGAATGTCGAAATAAACCGGATCAAAGCAACACCCCACACTTTTATCCTGACAGAGGATTGCCTCCAAGCCAAGGTATCACTGCTGCGCAGTACACAAGATTGGAAAAGCATCAATCAGGTAGCAAGCTTGGCAATCAACCTAGAGGCTTTGCGTCAGGAGCTCTCTGTTGTGCTGGAAAAGACGGCCACTAATGAGGCTATAGCTAAACTAAAAGAGAATCGTGAACTGGAGTCCTGGATTCGTGCGGGTCTGACGCACCACACGGATTCTGCAGAATGCGAGTTTTGTGGTTCAGCTATCACTGATGAGCGACTGTCGACCTTGCAAAGACACTTTTCCAAAGCATATGAAGATTTGACATCAGAAGTGGCATCCCAATTGGCAAGGATTGAAAATACAGAGTTCATTATCACACTCCCTGACGAACGTGATTTCATGCCTGACCTCAAAGCGCCGTTTGCTTTGCTCAAATCAAGAATTACAGATTGGATTACTTGGGCCAATACTGTCATCGCCGAATTCACAACACTTGCTAAACACAAGCAGCTATCCCTTGAATCACAAATTAGTTGTGCTGTGGATACTGGTCGAGCCTCTGAGATTACTCAAATCATTTTGGACATTAACTCGCTTGTCAAAACTCACAATCAAAAGTGCATGCAAATTGAAAAAGAAAAAGTTGCCGCCAAAGATGCTATCGAAAAGCATCAAGCGGCGAGTTTTTATCAAAACAATAATATTTCAGACAGAGAGGTAGAGATCCAAAAGGTCAATGACAAGGTAACTAAGGCCCAAAATTTATTGATGCGTATCGCCGGTAAAAAGGCTGCAATCGAAGTGCAGATTCAGCAGCAGTCCATCGCTGCACAAAAAATTGATGAAACGGTTCAGTTTCTTTTACCCGACAATAACATTTCAGTTGCAGAAGTACAGGGTGGTTCCTTTGAGTTCCGACGTGGTAGCTCGCTAGCCAATAATCTTAGCGAAGGCGAAAAAACTGCGATAACCTTCGCTTACTTTCTCACTACTCTTGAAAACAATGGCTCATCATTGAGTCAGACCATCGTCTTCATCGACGACCCTATCTCAAGCCTAGATTCAAATCATATCTACGCCATTTACGCGTTGATCACCAAGCGGCTGGACCCGTGCCTGCAAATTTTCGTAGCCACTCATAACAACGAGCTTTACACTCTACTTAAAGACCACTGGTTCGAAGCAAGGCAACAGTTTTCCAATCGAGATAATGCCTGCACATATTACACACGACGATTCCTTGATAGCGCCAATCACAAATGGAACTCAACGCTGGAAGATACTCCTGATCTACTGCGGAAATACAAATCTGAATATCAGTTTATTTTTGAACAGCTACATAAATTTTCATCATCTCAGGCTCCCTCGCTTCATGAGGCATACACTGCTCCCAACTTGCTGCGCAAATTTCTTGAAGCCTACCTCGGTTTCAAAAAACCGTGTATATCACAGTGGTCCAGAAAATTGGATCTGTTGTTTGACTCTGATATTAATCGGACTGAAATACAAAAATTCTCAGATGATGCATCACACCTGCAAGGCTTAAATCGTGCACTGCAACAGCCAGACTTCATTTCCAATGCACAGAACACCGTCAAGAAGGTCCTTAAAGCTCTAAAAGACAAAGACCCCCAGCATTACACATCCATGTGCACCGTTATTGGCGTTACACCTTGA
- a CDS encoding virulence RhuM family protein: MNELILYTTEDGQSQIQLRADNGTVWLTQLEMAELFLTSKQNIAKHLKAIFSEEELIQDSVVNHWLTTAADGKSYRVAHYNLDAILAVGYRVRSPRGVQFRRWASTVLSEFLRKGFVMDDDRLKNPDGRPDYFDEMLSRIRDIRASEKRFYQKVRELFALSSDYDKTDKSTQQFFATVQNLLLYAVTQKTAAELITERANPDDSHFGLLSWKGSKVRKQDILIAKNYLNEDEIDTLNRLVVIFLETAELRAKSRIETRMAFWQARVGDIISQNGFPLLTDAGTISHTQMELTTSELYSDFDQRRKAQEAIVADQTDETALKALEDKLKRRPGDK; the protein is encoded by the coding sequence ATGAATGAGCTGATCCTCTACACCACCGAAGACGGCCAAAGCCAAATACAATTACGGGCTGATAATGGCACTGTCTGGCTTACTCAGTTGGAAATGGCGGAATTATTTCTGACCTCTAAGCAGAACATTGCCAAGCACCTTAAAGCCATCTTTTCCGAGGAAGAGTTAATCCAGGATTCAGTTGTCAACCACTGGTTGACAACTGCCGCTGACGGCAAGAGCTACCGCGTTGCGCATTATAACCTCGATGCCATTCTGGCCGTAGGTTATCGGGTACGTTCACCGCGTGGAGTGCAGTTCCGCCGCTGGGCCAGCACAGTACTTAGCGAGTTCCTGCGCAAAGGCTTTGTGATGGATGATGATCGACTCAAGAATCCTGATGGCCGTCCGGATTACTTCGATGAAATGCTGTCACGCATCCGGGATATTCGTGCCTCGGAAAAACGTTTTTACCAAAAAGTGCGTGAACTATTTGCCCTTAGTAGTGATTACGATAAAACAGATAAAAGTACCCAGCAGTTTTTTGCTACTGTACAGAACTTGTTGCTCTATGCTGTTACCCAGAAGACCGCAGCCGAATTAATTACTGAGCGCGCCAATCCTGATGACTCACATTTTGGCCTGTTGAGCTGGAAGGGATCGAAAGTGCGCAAACAAGATATTCTGATTGCCAAGAATTACTTGAACGAAGATGAAATAGATACCCTTAACCGGTTAGTGGTGATCTTCCTGGAAACCGCCGAGCTGCGTGCCAAGAGTCGTATCGAAACTCGCATGGCTTTCTGGCAGGCACGTGTTGGCGACATTATTAGTCAAAATGGCTTTCCGTTACTGACAGATGCTGGAACAATCAGCCATACACAGATGGAGCTAACCACCAGCGAACTCTACTCTGACTTTGATCAACGCCGAAAAGCACAAGAAGCGATCGTCGCTGATCAAACAGATGAAACTGCGTTAAAAGCGCTGGAAGACAAACTCAAACGCAGACCGGGAGATAAATGA
- a CDS encoding AAA family ATPase, with the protein MSSQTFEFVSLASVAEHLREKLEQKKYVLLFAYNGTGKTRLSMAFKDQCKQGEEESAARDTLYFNAFTEDLFNWDNDLDGNSHRLLRMNTDSRFFSGLQELEMENRIRPLLRRYADFDFFIDYEMNVVNFVREVPSVEGTEMVEHIKVSRGEENIFIWCFFLAVAQLAVDEQEAYDWVKYLYIDDPISSLDDNNAIAVASHLAQLLKGSNEKIRTVISSHHHLFFNVMCNELGKAEKYFLSKEASSYLLTNTGETPRYHHIALLKQLHKVAESGEIYTYHFNILRSILEKTATFHGFKHFSDCIKQDNDDSDGILHTRLVNVLSHGNYSLYEPQQMLSENKEYFRKILRGFMNNYRFNPELFPVSDQENANT; encoded by the coding sequence ATGAGTAGCCAAACCTTTGAATTTGTCAGCTTGGCAAGTGTTGCTGAACATCTACGTGAAAAGCTTGAGCAGAAGAAATATGTTCTATTGTTCGCTTACAACGGGACAGGCAAAACACGCTTGTCCATGGCTTTTAAGGATCAGTGCAAGCAAGGCGAGGAGGAGTCAGCAGCCCGCGATACCTTATACTTCAACGCATTTACTGAAGACCTGTTCAATTGGGATAACGATCTGGATGGCAATTCACACCGATTGCTTCGCATGAATACCGATTCACGTTTTTTTAGTGGCCTTCAAGAGCTGGAAATGGAAAACCGAATCCGCCCACTGTTACGCCGCTATGCGGATTTTGATTTCTTCATCGATTACGAAATGAATGTGGTGAACTTTGTTCGTGAAGTGCCCTCTGTAGAAGGTACTGAAATGGTTGAGCACATTAAAGTTTCACGCGGCGAGGAAAATATCTTTATCTGGTGCTTTTTTCTCGCTGTCGCTCAATTGGCTGTGGACGAGCAAGAAGCCTATGATTGGGTGAAGTATCTCTATATCGACGATCCCATTTCATCGTTAGACGACAACAATGCCATTGCGGTTGCCAGTCATTTGGCCCAGTTGCTAAAGGGAAGCAATGAGAAGATTCGAACTGTCATTTCCTCCCATCACCACCTGTTCTTTAATGTGATGTGTAATGAGTTAGGCAAAGCCGAAAAATACTTCCTGAGCAAAGAAGCAAGTAGTTACCTTTTGACTAATACCGGTGAAACACCGCGCTACCATCATATTGCTTTGCTAAAACAGCTGCACAAGGTTGCTGAGTCTGGCGAGATTTACACTTACCATTTCAACATACTCCGAAGTATTTTAGAGAAAACAGCCACTTTTCATGGCTTCAAACATTTTTCAGATTGCATCAAGCAGGATAACGATGACTCTGATGGCATACTTCACACACGACTGGTGAATGTGTTAAGCCATGGCAATTATTCCCTTTATGAGCCGCAGCAGATGTTGTCTGAAAACAAGGAATACTTCCGTAAAATTCTGCGGGGCTTTATGAACAACTACCGCTTTAACCCGGAACTTTTTCCGGTATCTGATCAAGAGAATGCGAATACATGA